The following proteins come from a genomic window of Anaerobutyricum hallii:
- a CDS encoding pro-sigmaK processing inhibitor BofA family protein: MSQNQILLIFCVACFAGYFIAYIKKRPSALLFIIGRSTAGLGFIYFFNFFCAARDIVTGVGINLITGTVCTLFGIPGAILLYAVRLYSFL, encoded by the coding sequence ATGTCCCAGAATCAAATTCTTCTCATCTTTTGTGTCGCCTGCTTTGCCGGATATTTTATCGCATACATAAAAAAAAGACCGTCAGCGCTTCTCTTCATTATCGGTAGAAGCACTGCCGGCCTTGGATTCATTTACTTTTTTAACTTTTTTTGTGCCGCAAGAGACATCGTTACCGGCGTAGGAATTAATCTCATAACCGGTACCGTCTGTACCTTGTTTGGAATCCCCGGCGCAATTCTTCTATATGCTGTACGGCTCTATAGCTTCCTGTAA